Genomic window (Sulfurimonas sp.):
AAAATAGATATGAAATCTCTTACTATAATGAAATATTTGATATCAATAAACTTCGTGGCATAGATTTTATAACAACTTATTGGATGGGACCAAACATAGCGCATACATTTTTAAGCTTTTCCTTTGGCGATAATAAGCACTTAGCTATATCGATAGAAGCTCGAAAAAAAGTAGGAGAGTCCTTCTCTATAATACGAGGTTTTTTCAAAGAAAGTGAGCTTATTTATGTTGTTGCTGATGAGCGAGATTTGATAGGACTTAGAACAAACATAAGAAAAAATCCACCAGAACAAGTTTATATGTACAAGATAGATGCAAAACTTGAAGACAAGCAAAAAGTTTTTTTAAATTATATTAAAAAAATAAATTCATTAAAAAATAGACCAGAATTTTATAATACATTAATAACAAACTGCACTACAAGCATATGGGATAATTCTTTAGTTAATTATTCAAATATGAGATTAAATTGGGAAATTTTACTTAGTGGATATACTGCAAACTTTTTATATAATAACAACTTACTTATAACGAATTCTCTTAGTTTTAAAGAGTTAAGAA
Coding sequences:
- a CDS encoding DUF4105 domain-containing protein, with protein sequence MFFLLSSIFAIISLKLKRFRFVAWVVYIILFSAWFLWYENIQPSNDKNWQKDVAVLSYATQDNNLITVHNIRNFKYITENRYEISYYNEIFDINKLRGIDFITTYWMGPNIAHTFLSFSFGDNKHLAISIEARKKVGESFSIIRGFFKESELIYVVADERDLIGLRTNIRKNPPEQVYMYKIDAKLEDKQKVFLNYIKKINSLKNRPEFYNTLITNCTTSIWDNSLVNYSNMRLNWEILLSGYTANFLYNNNLLITNSLSFKELRKKAYINPLVDYKSIEPNYSYEIRK